The following are encoded in a window of Scophthalmus maximus strain ysfricsl-2021 chromosome 2, ASM2237912v1, whole genome shotgun sequence genomic DNA:
- the alg9 gene encoding alpha-1,2-mannosyltransferase ALG9 isoform X1, producing the protein MAAKALRQRSRRGSRLDANNANVPAEARPPKEEKGGDDSKVTDGRQESISRGGQVWAPEGSTAFKCLLSARFCAALLSNISDCDETFNYWEPMHYLLYGTGMQTWEYSPLYAIRSYAYLWLHALPACLHAHVLQTNKVLVFYFVRCVLAFSCCVCELYFYKAVCKKFGLHVGRLMLAFLVLGTGMFCSSAAFLPSSFCMYTTLVAMTGWFQDSTPLAIGGVAAGVIVGWPFSALIGAPIAFDLLVVKRQWKGFITWSAIALLLLLVPLVAVDSFFYGKLVIAPLNILLYNVFTPHGPDLYGTEPWHFYFVNGFLNFNLVFALALFSLPLTALMETLLHRFNVQNLGRPYWLTLSPMYLWMLVFFTRPHKEERFLFPIYPLICLSGAVALSSLQKCYHFLFQRYRLEHYTVSSNWLALSAVVVFTVLSLSRSVALFKGYHGPLDLYPEFHRIAKDPTLHSVPEGRPVSVCVGKEWYRFPSSFLLPHNWQLHFIQSDFKGQLPQPYASGLQATQIIPDNMNDQNLEEPTRYVDIRQCHYLVDLDTDEETPLEPRYSANKEEWSIIAYKPFLQASRSSPLFRAFYIPFISDHHTTYRRYVILKPRRQKQPRKRTHG; encoded by the exons ATGGCGGCCAAGGCGCTTCGGCAGCGGAGCAGACGAGGCAGCAGACTGGACGCGAACAACGCGAACGTCCCCGCCGAAGCTCGGCCACCGAAAGAGGAGAAAGGCGGCGATGACAGTAAAGTCACGGACGGTCGGCAGGA GTCAATAAGTCGAGGGGGGCAGGTCTGGGCTCCAGAGGGTTCGACTGCTTTTAAATGCCTGCTCTCTGCACGTTTCTGTGCAGCTTTGCTCAGCAACATCTCCGACTGCGATGAGACCTTCAACTACTGGGAGCCT ATGCACTACCTGCTGTACGGCACAGGGATGCAAACTTGGGAATATTCTCCACTGTACGCCATCAGATCTTATGCCTACTTATGGTTACATGCTCTTCCTGCTTGTTTGCATGCCCATGTTCTACAGACAAACAAG GTGCTGGTGTTCTACTTTGTACGATGTGTCTTGGCATTCTCCTGCTGTGTCTGCGAACTCTACTTCTACAA GGCAGTTTGTAAGAAGTTTGGCTTGCATGTGGGCCGTCTGATGTTGGCATTCCTCGTCCTGGGCACAGGAATGTTCTGCTCATCTGCAG CTTTCCTaccttcctctttctgtatgtATACAACGCTGGTCGCAATGACAGGGTGGTTTCAGGACTCCACGCCGTTAGCCATTGGGGGTGTGGCTGCCGGTGTCATCGTTGGATGGCCgttctctgctctgattgg GGCTCCGATTGcctttgacctgctggtggtaAAGAGGCAGTGGAAAGGTTTTATCACCTGGTCAGCCATTGCTCTACTTCTGCTGCTG GTCCCCCTGGTGGCGGTGGACTCTTTCTTCTATGGCAAACTGGTCATCGCTCCGCTCAATATTCTGTTGTATAATGTCTTCACACCACATGGACCTGATCTGTACG GTACAGAGCCGTGGCATTTCTACTTTGTAAATGGGTTCCTGAACTTCAATCTGGTGTTTGCTCTGGCGCTGTTTTCACTTCCACTCACTGCTCTCATGGAGACACTGTTACATAGGTTCAATG tgcAGAACCTGGGCCGTCCTTACTGGCTGACTCTGTCTCCCATGTATCTGTGGATGTTGGTTTTCTTCACCAGACCTCATAAAGAAGAGCGTTTCCTTTTTCCCATCTACCCTCTCATCTGTCTCAGCGGGGCAGTAGCCCTCTCTTCTCTACAG AAATGCTACCACTTCCTGTTCCAGCGATACAGACTGGAGCATTACACGGTTTCCTCCAACTGGTTGGCTCTAAGTGCCGTTGTGGTCTTCACAGTGTTGTCACTGTCTCGCTCTGTCGCCCTATTTAAAG GCTACCATGGCCCTCTGGACCTGTACCCAGAGTTCCATCGCATCGCCAAGGATCCCACTCTTCACTCAGTCCCTGAAGGCAGACCTGTCAGTGTATGCGTGGGCAAAGAGTGGTACCGCTTCCCGAGCAGCTTCCTACTGCCGCACAA CTGGCAGCTGCATTTCATCCAGTCTGATTTTAAGGGGCAGCTGCCTCAGCCGTACGCCTCCGGTCTTCAGGCCACACAGATCATCCCTGATAATATGAATGATCAGAACCTGGAGGAGCCAACTAGATAT GTGGACATACGGCAGTGCCACTACTTAGTCGACCTGGACACAGATGAAGAAACGCCGCTTGAGCCACGTTATTCAGCCAACAAGGAGGAGTGGAGCATCATCGCCTATAAGCCTTTTCTTCAAGCATCAAG gtCATCTCCACTCTTCAGGGCTTTCTACATCCCATTTATATCAGACCATCACACCACCTACAGGCGCTACGTCATCTTGAAACCGCGGCGACAAAAGCAGCCTCGCAAGCGTACCCACGGCTGA
- the LOC118301188 gene encoding complement factor B, whose amino-acid sequence MGLSVHWSCFAVLSCLLFMGCKVWCDCPDEGMQMAGGHYTLSKQLRSGSLLVYHCPEGLYPSPALSRLCQPDGTWRPKPKRFSPQRCRIVECPDPNVLEYTNIHPPQVKYFVDNETTYECYSGYTMRGSTRRVCLPNGKWSGSTPICSRDSGNDCADPGIPAGATRTGNIFRVDERVKYSCNGKLFLVGSKERVCQENGQWTGKEPACYYKHTYDTPLEVSEAFGSAIKETLTTLEPLDDTQEGRKIRISKNGTLNIYIAVDISESIEDTHFTDARNAVAKLISKISSFSVTPNYEIIFFSSEINEVVNILDYLDGKIVLGNVKNELDNYKVGDRNNAGTDLNLVFTTFLERMAIIKQRSGDEGFKEHRHVIIVFTDGAYNMGGSPTFTVEKIKNMVYMNQTGEPKTPSREEFLDIYIFAIGAEIIDEDLQPLVAGTGGQHYFRLKDKKDNLQEAFDEIIDEEEVKGLCGLHKDYDTGSRDSKRKMYPWWAYIVVQNGGTKKCLGALVTPQFVLTAAHCFTFGDLPEHVTVEIDDGQGKVKRVKTFKLHPEYNINAKVKDGVKEFYDYDVALIQLEKDVEISSVARPICIPCTQETSDALQLVGESTCKQQEQVLLKNQLEKLNFLTKIGNTVEEKDAHAKLGDNRGACVRHALEADGITLDNLEVAVTDNFLCTGGRNPFRDHIACTGDSGGAVFKNYEHRTVQVALVSWGTKNVCKAGGVVESVETSRDFHMNLFRVVPFLKSILGNDTQDEYVPLQFLKN is encoded by the exons ATGGGATTGTCAGTCCACTGGAGCTGCTTTGCTGTTCTTTCATGTCTCCTCTTCATGG ggTGTAAAGTTTGGTGTGATTGTCCGGACGAGGGAATGCAAATGGCGGGAGGTCACTACACACTGAGCAAGCAGCTGAGGAGCGGCAGCTTGTTGGTCTACCACTGTCCCGAGGGCCTTTATCCATCCCCTGCCCTGTCCCGCCTGTGCCAGCCTGATGGCACCTGGAGACCAAAGCCCAAAAGATTTTCACCCCAGAGATGCAGGA ttgttgAATGCCCAGACCCCAATGTGCTGGAATACACAAATATCCACCCTCCTCAGGTGAAGTACTTTGTGGACAATGAGACCACGTACGAGTGCTACTCTGGATACACAATGCGAGGCTCCACCAGGCGCGTTTGCCTACCAAACGGAAAATGGAGCGGCTCCACTCCCATCTGCAGTCGAGACT CAGGAAATGACTGTGCGGATCCTGGCATCCCAGCCGGAGCCACAAGAACAGGGAACATCTTCAGGGTTGACGAGAGAGTGAAATACAGCTGCAACGGCAAACTGTTTTTGGTGGGCTCAAAAGAAAGAGTGTGTCAGGAGAACGGCCAGTGGACGGGCAAAGAGCCGGCATGTTACT ACAAACACACCTATGACACTCCTCTGGAGGTTTCAGAGGCATTCGGCAGCGCAATCAAAGAAACCCTCACCACTTTAGAGCCCCTCG ATGACACacaggaggggagaaaaatCAGAATTTCCAAAAATGGGACACTTAACATCTACATTGCTGTGGACATTTCTGAGAGCATCGAGGACACACACTTCACTGATGCGAGAAACGCCGTCGCAAAACTCATTTCAAAG ATCTCCTCCTTCAGTGTGACTCCAAACTATGAGatcatctttttctcctctgaaaTTAATGAGGTTGTCAACATTCTTGATTACTTGGATGGCAAAATAGTGCTAGGCAATGTCAAGAATGAGCTGGATAATTATAAAGTAGGcg ATAGAAACAATGCTGGAACAGATCTGAATCTCGTCTTTACGACCTTCTTGGAGCGAATGGCTATCATAAAGCAACGATCTGGAGATGAGGGATTTAAGGAACATCGCCACGTCATCATCGTTTTTACAGATG GTGCTTATAATATGGGCGGCTCACCTACTTTCACCGTGGAAAAAATTAAGAACATGGTTTATATGAACCAAACTGGTGAACCAAAGACTCCATCAAGAGAGGAATTTCTTG atatttatatttttgccaTTGGAGCTGAGATCATTGATGAAGACCTTCAGCCCCTCGTAGCAGGGACCGGTGGTCAGCATTACTTCAGactgaaagacaagaaagacAATTTGCAAGAGGCCTTTGATGAAATAATTG atgaagaagaagtaaaGGGCCTATGTGGTCTCCACAAGGACTATGACACAGGCTCCAGAGACAGCAAGAGGAAAATGTATCCATGGTGGGCATATATTGTGGTCCAG AATGGAGGAACAAAGAAGTGCCTCGGCGCTCTGGTGACCCCGCAGTTTGTTTTGACCGCCGCTCACTGCTTCACATTTGGTGATCTACCCGAGCATGTGACGGTCGAGATTGATGACGGACAGGGCAAAG TGAAAAGAGTGAAAACTTTTAAATTACACCCAGAATACAATATTAATGCGAAGGTGAAGGACGGCGTGAAGGAGTTCTATGACTATGATGTGGCCCTAATTCAACTGGAGAAAGATGTTGAAATCTCCAGCGTTGCTAG ACCTATTTGCATACCTTGCACCCAGGAGACCAGTGATGCTCTACAACTGGTGGGTGAATCCACCTGCAAGCAACAAG AGCAGGTTCTGTTAAAGAATCAACTTGAAAAACTCAATTTCCTAACCAAGATAGGAAACACGGTGGAGGAAAAAGATGCCCACGCGAAGCTTGGCGATAAT AGAGGGGCATGCGTCCGACATGCACTAGAGGCAGACGGGATAACCCTAGATAATCTAGAGGTTGCTGTGACTGATAACTTCCTGTGCACTGGTGGTCGGAATCCGTTTAGAGATCATATAGCATGTACAG GCGACTCTGGAGGTGCTGTGTTCAAGAACTACGAGCATCGCACAGTACAG GTGGCCTTGGTCAGCTGGGGAACAAAGAATGTGTGCAAGGCGGGAGGTGTCGTCGAGTCAGTGGAGACCTCCAGAGATTTCCACATGAATCTTTTCAGAGTTGTCCCTTTTCTCAAATCTATCCTTGGAAATGACACCCAGGACGAATATGTACCACTTCAGTTTTTGAAGAACTAA
- the alg9 gene encoding alpha-1,2-mannosyltransferase ALG9 isoform X2: MLTVCKVTCLLRSISRGGQVWAPEGSTAFKCLLSARFCAALLSNISDCDETFNYWEPMHYLLYGTGMQTWEYSPLYAIRSYAYLWLHALPACLHAHVLQTNKVLVFYFVRCVLAFSCCVCELYFYKAVCKKFGLHVGRLMLAFLVLGTGMFCSSAAFLPSSFCMYTTLVAMTGWFQDSTPLAIGGVAAGVIVGWPFSALIGAPIAFDLLVVKRQWKGFITWSAIALLLLLVPLVAVDSFFYGKLVIAPLNILLYNVFTPHGPDLYGTEPWHFYFVNGFLNFNLVFALALFSLPLTALMETLLHRFNVQNLGRPYWLTLSPMYLWMLVFFTRPHKEERFLFPIYPLICLSGAVALSSLQKCYHFLFQRYRLEHYTVSSNWLALSAVVVFTVLSLSRSVALFKGYHGPLDLYPEFHRIAKDPTLHSVPEGRPVSVCVGKEWYRFPSSFLLPHNWQLHFIQSDFKGQLPQPYASGLQATQIIPDNMNDQNLEEPTRYVDIRQCHYLVDLDTDEETPLEPRYSANKEEWSIIAYKPFLQASRSSPLFRAFYIPFISDHHTTYRRYVILKPRRQKQPRKRTHG, encoded by the exons ATGTTGACAGTTTGTAAGGTGACGTGTCTTTTAAG GTCAATAAGTCGAGGGGGGCAGGTCTGGGCTCCAGAGGGTTCGACTGCTTTTAAATGCCTGCTCTCTGCACGTTTCTGTGCAGCTTTGCTCAGCAACATCTCCGACTGCGATGAGACCTTCAACTACTGGGAGCCT ATGCACTACCTGCTGTACGGCACAGGGATGCAAACTTGGGAATATTCTCCACTGTACGCCATCAGATCTTATGCCTACTTATGGTTACATGCTCTTCCTGCTTGTTTGCATGCCCATGTTCTACAGACAAACAAG GTGCTGGTGTTCTACTTTGTACGATGTGTCTTGGCATTCTCCTGCTGTGTCTGCGAACTCTACTTCTACAA GGCAGTTTGTAAGAAGTTTGGCTTGCATGTGGGCCGTCTGATGTTGGCATTCCTCGTCCTGGGCACAGGAATGTTCTGCTCATCTGCAG CTTTCCTaccttcctctttctgtatgtATACAACGCTGGTCGCAATGACAGGGTGGTTTCAGGACTCCACGCCGTTAGCCATTGGGGGTGTGGCTGCCGGTGTCATCGTTGGATGGCCgttctctgctctgattgg GGCTCCGATTGcctttgacctgctggtggtaAAGAGGCAGTGGAAAGGTTTTATCACCTGGTCAGCCATTGCTCTACTTCTGCTGCTG GTCCCCCTGGTGGCGGTGGACTCTTTCTTCTATGGCAAACTGGTCATCGCTCCGCTCAATATTCTGTTGTATAATGTCTTCACACCACATGGACCTGATCTGTACG GTACAGAGCCGTGGCATTTCTACTTTGTAAATGGGTTCCTGAACTTCAATCTGGTGTTTGCTCTGGCGCTGTTTTCACTTCCACTCACTGCTCTCATGGAGACACTGTTACATAGGTTCAATG tgcAGAACCTGGGCCGTCCTTACTGGCTGACTCTGTCTCCCATGTATCTGTGGATGTTGGTTTTCTTCACCAGACCTCATAAAGAAGAGCGTTTCCTTTTTCCCATCTACCCTCTCATCTGTCTCAGCGGGGCAGTAGCCCTCTCTTCTCTACAG AAATGCTACCACTTCCTGTTCCAGCGATACAGACTGGAGCATTACACGGTTTCCTCCAACTGGTTGGCTCTAAGTGCCGTTGTGGTCTTCACAGTGTTGTCACTGTCTCGCTCTGTCGCCCTATTTAAAG GCTACCATGGCCCTCTGGACCTGTACCCAGAGTTCCATCGCATCGCCAAGGATCCCACTCTTCACTCAGTCCCTGAAGGCAGACCTGTCAGTGTATGCGTGGGCAAAGAGTGGTACCGCTTCCCGAGCAGCTTCCTACTGCCGCACAA CTGGCAGCTGCATTTCATCCAGTCTGATTTTAAGGGGCAGCTGCCTCAGCCGTACGCCTCCGGTCTTCAGGCCACACAGATCATCCCTGATAATATGAATGATCAGAACCTGGAGGAGCCAACTAGATAT GTGGACATACGGCAGTGCCACTACTTAGTCGACCTGGACACAGATGAAGAAACGCCGCTTGAGCCACGTTATTCAGCCAACAAGGAGGAGTGGAGCATCATCGCCTATAAGCCTTTTCTTCAAGCATCAAG gtCATCTCCACTCTTCAGGGCTTTCTACATCCCATTTATATCAGACCATCACACCACCTACAGGCGCTACGTCATCTTGAAACCGCGGCGACAAAAGCAGCCTCGCAAGCGTACCCACGGCTGA
- the alg9 gene encoding alpha-1,2-mannosyltransferase ALG9 isoform X3, with protein MHYLLYGTGMQTWEYSPLYAIRSYAYLWLHALPACLHAHVLQTNKVLVFYFVRCVLAFSCCVCELYFYKAVCKKFGLHVGRLMLAFLVLGTGMFCSSAAFLPSSFCMYTTLVAMTGWFQDSTPLAIGGVAAGVIVGWPFSALIGAPIAFDLLVVKRQWKGFITWSAIALLLLLVPLVAVDSFFYGKLVIAPLNILLYNVFTPHGPDLYGTEPWHFYFVNGFLNFNLVFALALFSLPLTALMETLLHRFNVQNLGRPYWLTLSPMYLWMLVFFTRPHKEERFLFPIYPLICLSGAVALSSLQKCYHFLFQRYRLEHYTVSSNWLALSAVVVFTVLSLSRSVALFKGYHGPLDLYPEFHRIAKDPTLHSVPEGRPVSVCVGKEWYRFPSSFLLPHNWQLHFIQSDFKGQLPQPYASGLQATQIIPDNMNDQNLEEPTRYVDIRQCHYLVDLDTDEETPLEPRYSANKEEWSIIAYKPFLQASRSSPLFRAFYIPFISDHHTTYRRYVILKPRRQKQPRKRTHG; from the exons ATGCACTACCTGCTGTACGGCACAGGGATGCAAACTTGGGAATATTCTCCACTGTACGCCATCAGATCTTATGCCTACTTATGGTTACATGCTCTTCCTGCTTGTTTGCATGCCCATGTTCTACAGACAAACAAG GTGCTGGTGTTCTACTTTGTACGATGTGTCTTGGCATTCTCCTGCTGTGTCTGCGAACTCTACTTCTACAA GGCAGTTTGTAAGAAGTTTGGCTTGCATGTGGGCCGTCTGATGTTGGCATTCCTCGTCCTGGGCACAGGAATGTTCTGCTCATCTGCAG CTTTCCTaccttcctctttctgtatgtATACAACGCTGGTCGCAATGACAGGGTGGTTTCAGGACTCCACGCCGTTAGCCATTGGGGGTGTGGCTGCCGGTGTCATCGTTGGATGGCCgttctctgctctgattgg GGCTCCGATTGcctttgacctgctggtggtaAAGAGGCAGTGGAAAGGTTTTATCACCTGGTCAGCCATTGCTCTACTTCTGCTGCTG GTCCCCCTGGTGGCGGTGGACTCTTTCTTCTATGGCAAACTGGTCATCGCTCCGCTCAATATTCTGTTGTATAATGTCTTCACACCACATGGACCTGATCTGTACG GTACAGAGCCGTGGCATTTCTACTTTGTAAATGGGTTCCTGAACTTCAATCTGGTGTTTGCTCTGGCGCTGTTTTCACTTCCACTCACTGCTCTCATGGAGACACTGTTACATAGGTTCAATG tgcAGAACCTGGGCCGTCCTTACTGGCTGACTCTGTCTCCCATGTATCTGTGGATGTTGGTTTTCTTCACCAGACCTCATAAAGAAGAGCGTTTCCTTTTTCCCATCTACCCTCTCATCTGTCTCAGCGGGGCAGTAGCCCTCTCTTCTCTACAG AAATGCTACCACTTCCTGTTCCAGCGATACAGACTGGAGCATTACACGGTTTCCTCCAACTGGTTGGCTCTAAGTGCCGTTGTGGTCTTCACAGTGTTGTCACTGTCTCGCTCTGTCGCCCTATTTAAAG GCTACCATGGCCCTCTGGACCTGTACCCAGAGTTCCATCGCATCGCCAAGGATCCCACTCTTCACTCAGTCCCTGAAGGCAGACCTGTCAGTGTATGCGTGGGCAAAGAGTGGTACCGCTTCCCGAGCAGCTTCCTACTGCCGCACAA CTGGCAGCTGCATTTCATCCAGTCTGATTTTAAGGGGCAGCTGCCTCAGCCGTACGCCTCCGGTCTTCAGGCCACACAGATCATCCCTGATAATATGAATGATCAGAACCTGGAGGAGCCAACTAGATAT GTGGACATACGGCAGTGCCACTACTTAGTCGACCTGGACACAGATGAAGAAACGCCGCTTGAGCCACGTTATTCAGCCAACAAGGAGGAGTGGAGCATCATCGCCTATAAGCCTTTTCTTCAAGCATCAAG gtCATCTCCACTCTTCAGGGCTTTCTACATCCCATTTATATCAGACCATCACACCACCTACAGGCGCTACGTCATCTTGAAACCGCGGCGACAAAAGCAGCCTCGCAAGCGTACCCACGGCTGA
- the layna gene encoding layilin produces the protein MDLLTVVCHVLLLFFDSSAATSLITADIFEARGQRVCKAGKGRPCYKLAYFSELRRRLNFVEAELACKRDGGQLLSVESASEQKIIEQLITELRPTDGDFWIGLRRNGGDEDSSSDCSPQYYWLDGSKSTFRNWHLDEPSCGYEVCVVMYHQPSAPPGLGGLYMFQWNDDNCETKNNFICKYTADKPLDPSPSPNSTQTDVFPASVLPWNPSDHNRDRSTAVNLVYIIIPTIPLILLLLTVTGVCCFKMLVTRRRKHQKSEVCQTDLGPGPSPTPTDVYNVIRSQKDDDLVSARPNTKNTSFICSSPDTPTGDYDNLGGRDTESGFVTLASTESCFLNLDLNDLSLGRRGTRDFYDTSLGRSGKRDLNDSSLGRTGHREFYDRSLGRRTTKSEHYGSSVYGDHGLYDGSIRGGSDLYDPKPRPGGHMVKADLYQTYTTGGKEDTYQTCLGTYGNRKSYHATLDSYRNNPNLDGGRRYFNEQEWFNRENY, from the exons ATGGATCTGCTAACAGTCGTCTGTCAcgttctgcttttgttttttgattcatCTGCAGCCACGAGCCTCATTACAG CAGATATATTTGAAGCCAGAG GTCAACGTGTGTGCAAGGCAGGGAAAGGGAGGCCCTGTTACAAGCTGGCCTATTTCTCTGAGCTCCGGCGGAGGCTGAACTttgtagaggcagagctggccTGCAAGCGGGACGGAGGGCAGCTGCTGAGCGTGGAGTCGGCGTCTGAGCAGAAGATCATAGAGCAGCTCATCACAGAGCTCCGGCCGACGGACGGAGACTTCTGGATCGGCCTCCGCCGTAACGGTGGAGACGAGGACAGCAGCTCAGACTGCTCCCCACAGTACTACTGGCTGGACGGCAGCAAGTCCACATTTAG GAACTGGCACTTGGATGAGCCATCATGCGGCTATGAGGTATGTGTGGTGATGTATCACCAGCCGTCTGCACCCCCGGGTCTGGGCGGACTCTACATGTTCCAGTGGAACGACGACAATTGCGAAACCAAGAACAACTTCATCTGTAAATACACTGCAG ATAAGCCACTGGACCCATCCCCTTCTCCCAACTCCACTCAAACGG ATGTCTTCCCCGCATCCGTGCTGCCGTGGAACCCGAGTGACCACAACCGGGACAGAAGTACAG CTGTGAATTTGGTTTACATCATCATTCCCACCATCCCCctgatactgctgctgctgactgtgaCTGGAGTCTGCTGCTTTAAAATGCTCGTCACACG aaggagaaaacaTCAGAAATCTGAAGTATGCCAGACGGACCTCGGCCCCGGCCCCAGCCCAACGCCAACTGACGTCTACAACGTCATTCGCTCCCAGAAGGACGATGACCTGGTTTCAGCTCGCCCGAACACCAAGAACACCTCCTTTATATGCTCCTCTCCTGACACGCCGACGGGTGACTACGACAACCTGGGGGGTCGAGATACGGAGAGCGGCTTCGTGACCCTCGCCAGCACAGAGAGCTGCTTTCTCAACCTCGATCTCAATGACCTCAGCCTTGGACGTCGTGGCACCCGTGACTTCTACGACACCAGCTTGGGCCGCTCAGGAAAGAGGGACTTGAATGACAGCAGCCTGGGCCGCACTGGGCACAGAGAGTTTTACGACAGGAGTTTGGGTCGTCGCACGACGAAGAGTGAGCATTACGGCAGCAGTGTGTACGGGGACCACGGATTGTACGACGGCAGCATCAGAGGAGGGAGTGACCTCTATGACCCCAAACCGAGGCCTGGAGGACACATGGTAAAAGCTGACCTCTATCAGACATACACCACCGGCGGCAAGGAAGACACTTACCAAACCTGCCTGGGAACCTACGGAAACCGAAAATCCTACCATGCTACTCTAGATTCCTACAGGAATAACCCGAATCTTGACGGCGGAAGGAGATACTTCAATGAGCAGGAATGGTTCAACAGGGAAAACTACTGA
- the chek1 gene encoding serine/threonine-protein kinase Chk1 → MAVPFVQGWDLVQTLGEGAYGEVRLLVNRQTEEAVAVKVIDTSQAKECAENVKKEVCVHKVLNHSNIVRFFGHRKEGVTVYLFLEYCTGGELFDRIEPDVGMQEKDAHKFFQQLIAAVEYLHGIGITHRDIKPENILLDDKDNLKLTDFGLATMFRFKGRERLLNRLCGTLPYVAPELLGQPEYKAQPADIWACGIVLTAMLAGELPWDQPTESCQEYSDWVQKKTYLPPWKKIQPTPLSLLSKLLLASPDARITIADIQKDRWFTHGVKQPTGSLGSGGNKLLRSDMGLKSRANSDDRMQFSSSQPDLAAGAWEAMLLISQTDGQVSFSQPTKPEHMLLGSQLLGTPGASQSPWQRLVRRMTRFFTTVNADASLSALKDASDGLALVFKLTCANQVTVSTLDKRNNKLIFKVHLIEMNHRVLLDFRLSKGDGLEFKRLFVKIKQKLGDIVSNQKVLLPIT, encoded by the exons atggcGGTGCCTTTTGTGCAGGGCTGGGACCTCGTTCAGACTCTGGGAGAAGGAGCCTACGGAGA GGTGAGGCTGCTGGTGAACAGGCAGACGGAGGAGGCCGTAGCGGTGAAGGTGATCGATACGTCGCAGGCTAAGGAGTGTGCTGAAAATGTCAAGAAGGAGGTGTGCGTCCATAAG GTGCTGAACCATTCCAACATTGTGCGTTTCTTTGGCCATCGGAAGGAAGGAGTGACGGTGTACCTCTTCCTGGAGTACTGCACCGGAGGAGAGCTGTTCGACCGAATCG AGCCCGACGTTGGGATGCAAGAGAAAGACGCTCACAAGTTCTTCCAGCAGCTAATAGCGGCCGTG GAGTACCTCCACGGTATTGGCATCACCCATCGAGACATAAAGCCAGAGAACATTTTACTAGATGACAAAG ATAACCTGAAGCTGACGGACTTTGGCCTGGCCACCATGTTTCGTTTCAAAGGACGGGAGCGTCTTCTGAATCGACTCTGTGGGACGCTTCCCTACGTGGCCCCGGAGCTTCTCGGCCAACCGGAGTACAAGGCTCAGCCTGCAGATATATGGGCTTGTGGGATAGTCCTCACTGCCATGCTGGCTGGAG AGTTACCATGGGACCAGCCCACCGAGAGCTGTCAAGAGTATTCAGATTGGGTCCAAAAGAAAACCTACCTACCCCCTTGGAAGAAAATACAACCAACGCCTCTTA GTTTGTTGTCCAAACTACTGCTGGCCAGTCCAGATGCACGCATCACCATCGCAGACATACAGAAAGACCGCTGGTTTACTCATG GTGTAAAGCAACCGACAGGTTCTCTGGGCTCCGGAGGAAACAAACTTCTTAGATCAGATATGGGACTCAAATCCCGGGCCAACAG CGATGACAGGATGCAGTTTTCCAGCTCTCAGCCTGATCTTGCAGCAGGAGCCTGGGAAGCCATGTTGTTAATCAGTCAGACCGACGGTCAAGTCAGCTTCTCCCAGCCGACCAAGCCGGAGCACATGTTGCTGGGTAGTCAACTACTGGGCACACCGGGAGCCAGTCAG TCGCCTTGGCAGAGATTAGTGCGGAGAATGACACGTTTCTTCACGACTGTGAATGCTGATGCCTCATTATCTGCACTGAAAGACGCGTCGGACGGCCTGGCGCTTGTCTTCAAACTCACCTGCGCCAATCAG GTGACGGTGAGCACGCTGGACAAGCGCAATAACAAACTCATCTTCAAAGTCCATTTGATAGAGATGAATCATAGAGTGCTGCTGGACTTCAGACTGTCGAAG ggcGACGGTCTGGAGTTTAAACGTCTATTTGTGAAGATAAAACAGAAGCTTGGTGACATCGTCAGCAATCAGAAGGTTTTGCTTCCCATCACATGA